The following are encoded in a window of Anoplopoma fimbria isolate UVic2021 breed Golden Eagle Sablefish chromosome 3, Afim_UVic_2022, whole genome shotgun sequence genomic DNA:
- the nwd1 gene encoding NACHT domain- and WD repeat-containing protein 1: NVSLQDIMRGRIDGAQRTKKNSNMIRVFISSCFTDMSSERKALLEKAYPEVLAFCRSLGLVFEVVDLRWGIRSDSSGDHEACEIFLEEIKSCQRISAGPAFIALLGNRYGYRILPRLIPEKQFETFLSRISKNQEGVKQLNKWFLKDNNAVPPTYVLQPITTHFPHYSDLRPESGPQRDKNLLSWRSTETQVLKLLRSSATDAEAAGDIIAEQKQRFFTSVTEQEFEQGLLKDNSEPSALLFVRDIPCQKVRDGPKRLARLMDMTANGLLDTEAQGLLAGLKSRLNTTRQKILNLHCVELSKGSIDPKRKEHAQYLDRVCEQFVTQMKARVEAVVNSVVGERRRRIWGSIEEEREEISDRVVEEAVRHATMSTELCRGLYGREGLLGKLCCAMWESTNVRHSPLVVHGDAGMGKTTLLCKLAQEMGSVLEAGGAVVIRKLSDRHPRRPDIDYVLRSVCVQICLACGLALPSPLTANTHLELLPFFRNVLTEVSQQGNTLLIILDDLDQLSDQHHAHKLHWMPADLPPNIHLVVSMDTNSEAFANMRLKLKSLEGFFEVERLSRDGGRQMMESYLRASQRTLTPEQSNTVLQSFEQTGNPLHLTLILSAAKRWTSFTPLMSTHLGPNTQEMMSQLFLMLEEKHGKELVGGALGYITLAREGLLEAELRDIMSLDDDVISEVYRYSLPPTPSLLRLPPLLWARLRRDLEDQLEERWTDGVAAIAFNNRHLCEAVSARYLTSQRRGKSLRILAEYFLGQWSGKLKPIALPGLRLLLSDRKVPPQPMWFAPGLANVRKLQELPHHLLHAGLWDELRQEVIGSAEWLYCKSRVCGVSSVIQDLDQCSQYMDCTETRLVRDTMVLIKPSLDFLDGHMDTFLFYSELLARLCSLATRFPSVIGQLCSQCEERLLMCPEPILIPKCSFLQQPGGALQHTLTGLQGGVLCVDVCMEAGLLVAGSDDGMVAVWSLADQRLVYSLLGHTGAVLFIKVVGSVAHCFSLAADGSLRRWSLMDGQQLLCIQEALPVDSTPSSVHLHLSEQLICVYTRTQVKVWKLDGAELLLSSSSDDDGSVVLGVLGESVLRLCDSGLVRISHPANETQTVETRLENSQRGLTPVKSVMLPKRGKVFVVSKEGFLYQISKTGRQTAVKFPLVPSLLSVTEDEKILIAGSERTLSLFNIDRDSVDGFLDLQHDDSVLSSCVSSDCRLLASGAADQLIRIWSVTTGALLDTLCGSDSPVTSVVLYHGFVVSASTAAASIHLWSLKYDTRHKPTAHIPAGCAHVAVTKDADRVFYVRQQSQTEVISWNNNTGSLSERLAVSAEVCCLELAQHKRLLFCGLTTGTVLIYPLALPQETLCIPPPESLSRVLCLAVSSQEKHMAVAYEDSVCLFEISTMDSFPTVEGPLEGFRLSLLHAPLSSMALLSDRRLLYGTSCGEVKIHDLCSGRTQDLEPHGSRVTCVTVSNWGTHALVGSKDEVQRLWSLSPLVLDHTMEYKGFFFEGVLSAAFSDSDQFVFTGSQDRTVKVWDVATGNLLYVQYVYSPVVRMVTFKNGFVALSQQGSVIREEFCCPYHVSSDYNPLKNIKAQYRVTSREKTNGGQQSLQDFNPAQLNLNLLSMLGTNPSPTCLIL; the protein is encoded by the exons aatgtcAGCCTGCAGGACATCATGAGAGGACGGATAGACGGAGCTCAGAGGACGAAGAAGAACTCAAACATGATCCGAGTGTTCATCAGCTCCTGCTTCACAG ATATGAGCAGCGAGAGGAAAGCCCTGCTGGAGAAAGCATACCCAGAAGTCCTTGCTTTCTGTCGCAGTCTGGGGCTGGTGTTTGAG gtGGTGGATCTACGTTGGGGGATCCGAAGCGACTCGTCTGGAGATCACGAGGCCTGCGAGATCTTCCTGGAAGAGATCAAGAGCTGTCAGAGGATTTCAGCCGGTCCAGCTTTCATC GCTCTGCTGGGGAACCGGTACGGCTACCGAATACTTCCTCGCCTCATCCCagagaaacagtttgaaacCTTTTTGTCCAGAATCTCCAAGAACCAAGAAGGCGTCAAACAGCTGAATAAGTGGTTCTTAAAAGACAACAATGCGGTCCCACCCACTTACGTGCTTCAGCCAATCACGACTCACTTCCCCCACTACAGCGACCTCCGACCTGAGAGCGGCCCGCAGCGGGACAAAAACCTCCTCTCTTGGCGATCCACAGAGACTCAAGTGTTGAAGCTCCTACGCTCCTCCGCCACGGACGCCGAGGCAGCTGGTGACATCATAGCCGAGCAGAAACAACGCTTCTTCACATCAG TCACAGAGCAAGAGTTTGAGCAGGGTTTGTTGAAGGACAACAGCGAACCGTCGGCTCTGCTCTTCGTGCGAGATATTCCCTGCCAGAAGGTAAGGGATGGTCCCAAACGTCTCGCCAGGTTAATGGACATGACCGCCAATGGGCTGCTAGACACAGAGGCTCAGGGACTCCTTGCTGGCCTCAAGTCCCGCCTCAACACTACACGGCAGAAGATCCTCAACTTGCACTGCGTGGAGCTCAGCAAAGGAAGCATCGACCCCAAACGCAAAGAGCACGCCCAGTACCTGGACAGGGTCTGCGAGCAGTTTGTCACCCAGATGAAGGCCAGGGTTGAAGCGGTGGTCAATTCGGTGGTGGGGGAGAGGCGTAGGAGGATTTGGGGAAGCATtgaggaagaaagggaggaaatCTCAGATCGGGTGGTTGAAGAAGCTGTACGACACGCCACCATGAGCACGGAGCTGTGCAGAGGTCTGTACGGCAGGGAGGGTCTTCTGGGTAAGCTATGCTGCGCCATGTGGGAGTCGACCAACGTCCGCCACAGCCCGCTGGTGGTGCACGGGGATGCTGGGATGGGGAAGACAACTCTGCTGTGTAAACTGGCGCAGGAGATGGGTAGTGTTCTGGAGGCCGGGGGCGCGGTGGTGATCAGGAAGCTCTCGGATCGCCATCCTCGGAGACCAGACATCGACTACGTCCTCCGCAGTGTCTGCGTCCAGATATGTTTGGCTTGTGGTTTGGCTCTGCCCTCGCCACTGACGGCCAACACTCATCTGGAGTTGCTCCCGTTCTTCAGGAATGTCCTCACCGAGGTTTCCCAGCAAGGGAACACTCTGCTGATAATCCTGGATGATCTGGATCAGCTCTCAGACCAACATCATGCTCACAAACTCCACTGGATGCCCGCAGACCTCCCACCCAACATCCACCTTGTGGTATCCATGGATACCAACAGTGAGGCATTCGCTAACATGCGGCTGAAGTTGAAGAGTTTGGAGGGTTTCTTTGAAGTGGAACGTTTGTCCCGTGACGGCGGAAGACAGATGATGGAATCGTACCTGCGAGCATCTCAGCGAACTTTGACCCCAGAGCAAAGCAACACCGTGCTGCAGAGCTTTGAGCAGACTGGCAATCCTCTGCACCTCACACTGATTCTGTCTGCAGCCAAACGTTGGACATCCTTCACCCCGCTCATGTCAACACACCTGGGCCCCAACACACAGGAAATGATGTCACAGCTCTTCTTGATGTTGGAGGAGAAACATGGAAAGGAGCTTGTGGGCGGGGCCTTAGGCTACATCACGCTGGCAAG AGAAGGTTTGCTGGAGGCTGAACTGCGTGACATCATGTCTCTGGATGATGACGTCATCAGTGAGGTGTACAGGTACTCCCTCCCTCCGACCCCCTCGTTGCTCCGGCTGCCTCCCCTCCTCTGGGCTCGACTTAGACGGGACCTCGAGGATCAGCTGGAGGAGCGCTGGACAGACGGGGTCGCCGCCATCGCCTTCAACAACcg GCATCTGTGCGAGGCGGTTTCAGCTCGGTATCTGACATCACAGCGGCGGGGGAAGAGCCTCAGGATCCTGGCAGAGTACTTCCTGGGTCAGTGGTCAGGAAAACTGAAGCCGATTGCCCTGCCTGGCCTGAGGCTGCTCCTCTCTGACAGAAAG GTCCCGCCCCAGCCAATGTGGTTTGCTCCAGGATTGGCCAACGTCAGGAAGCTTCAGGAGCTGCCCCATCACCTGCTGCATGCCGGCCTTTGGGACGAGCTGCGACAGGAAGTCATTG GCAGTGCTGAGTGGCTGTACTGTAAGAGCAGAGTGTGTGGGGTGTCCAGTGTGATCCAGGACCTGGATCAGTGCTCCCAATATATGGACTGCACTGAGACCAGGCTGGTCAGAGACACTATGGTCCTGATCAAACCCAGTCTGGACTTCCTGGACGGTCACATGG aCACGTTTCTATTTTACTCCGAGCTGTTGGCCAGACTCTGCTCCTTGGCCACGCGTTTCCcctctgtgattggtcagctgtGTAGCCAATGTGAGGAGAGGTTACTGATGTGTCCCGAACCGATCCTCATTCCTAAGTGCAGTTTCCTGCAGCAGCCAGGGGGGGCGCTACAACACACACTGACCGGACTGCAGGGAG GTGTGCTTTGTGTGGACGTCTGTATGGAGGCGGGGCTTCTGGTTGCAGGCTCGGATGACGGCATGGTGGCGGTCTGGAGCCTCGCTGATCAGAGGCTTGTATACTCACTGCTGGGACACACAG GTGCGGTTCTGTTTATCAAAGTGGTTGGAAGCGTCGCCCACTGCTTCTCATTGGCTGCTGACGGCTCTCTGAGGAGGTGGAGCCTGATGGACGGCCAACAGCTGCTCTGCATCCAGGAGGCTCTACCTGTTGACTCCACCCCTTCCTCAGtacacctccacctgtctgaACAGCTGATCTGTGTTTACACCAGGACACAG gtGAAGGTGTGGAAGCTGGACGGAGCTGagctcctcctcagcagcagcagtgatgacGACGGGTCTGTGGTTCTGGGAGTTTTGGGAGAATCCGTCCTTCGTCTGTGTGACTCTGGTCTGGTCAGAATATCTCATCCTGCTAATGAGACTCAAACTGTTGAGACTCGGCTGGAAAACTCACAGAGAGGTTTAACTCCTGTGAAATCTGTTATGTTACCCAAACGCGGAAAAGTGTTTGTGGTTTCTAAAGAAGGATTCCTCTATCAG ATTTCcaagacagggagacagacagccGTCAAGTTTCCTCTGGTTCCGTCTTTGCTTTCAGTcactgaagatgaaaaaatacTGATAGCAG GAAGTGAGCGGACTCTGAGCCTCTTTAACATCGACAGAGACTCTGTGGACGGATTCCTCGACCTCCAACACGACGACAGCGTTTTGTCCAGCTGCGTTTCATCAGACTGCAGACTGCTcgcctcaggagctgctgaccAACTCATAAGA ATCTGGTCAGTGACCACTGGAGCGTTGTTGGACACTCTGTGTGGTTCAGACTCTCCCGTCACGTCTGTCGTGCTGTATCACGGCTTTGTGGTATCAGCCTCGACGGCCGCTGCCAGCATCCATCTGTGGAGTCTGAAGTACGACACCCGCCACAAGCCCACCGCCCACATTCCTGCTGGCTGCGCCCATGTTGCCGTCACTAAAGACGCAGATCGAGTTTTCTACGTCCGGCAGCAGAGCCAGACAGAGGTCATCAGctggaacaacaacacag GTTCTCTATCTGAGCGTTTGGCGGTCTCTGCTGAGGTTTGCTGTCTGGAGTTAGCTCAACACAAACGGCTGCTGTTCTGCGGCCTAACAACCGGCACCGTCCTCATCTACCCGTTAGCCCTGCCCCAGGAGACGCTCTGTATCCCCCCTCCGGAGAGCCTCTCCAGGGTGCTCTGCCTGGCTGTCAGCTCCCAGGAGAAGCACATGGCGGTGGCCTACGAGGACTCAGTTTGTTTGTTCGagatcagcaccatggacagcttCCCCACGGTGGAGGGACCCCTGGAGGGGTTCCGCCTGTCCCTCCTCCACGCCCCGCTGTCCTCCATGGCCCTGCTGTCAGACCGCAGGCTGCTGTATGGGACGAGCTGCGGAGAGGTGAAAATCCACGACCTCTGCAGCGGCAGAACCCAAGATTTGGAGCCTCATGGCAGCAGGGTCACCTGCGTGACGGTCAGTAACTGGGGGACCCATGCCCTGGTGGGCTCCAAGGACGAGGTCCAGAGGCTGTGGAGCCTGAGCCCTCTGGTCCTGGACCACACCATGGAGTACAAG GGTTTTTTCTTCGAAGGCGTCCTCTCGGCTGCTTTCTCTGACAGCGACCAGTTTGTCTTCACTGGATCTCAGGACAGAACTGTCAAAGTCTGGGACGTTGCTACAG GAAACCTGCTGTACGTTCAGTACGTCTACTCCCCCGTCGTCAGGATGGTGACCTTCAAGAACGGCTTTGTGGCGTTGTCTCAGCAGGGCTCCGTCATCAGAGAGGAGTTTTGCTGCCCGTACCACGTCAGTTCGGACTACAACCCTCTGAAGAACATCAAGGCCCAGTACCGGGTCACCTCCAGGGAGAAGACGAACGGGGGCCAGCAGAGCCTCCAGGACTTCAACCCGGCCCAGTTAAACCTGAACCTCTTGAGCATGCTTGGAACAAATCCCTCCCCCACCTGTCTCATACTGTAG
- the pdzk1ip1 gene encoding PDZK1-interacting protein 1 isoform X1, whose protein sequence is MGKLWAVISCLLLSVGAVTAQGAQNSKRLLPQWLTGLIAVSGFLFLIFVIFLVKKAWFEEPKSDSGGRKERHTIELGTMWKKTSVESVIENEYVDGNTYETELDMVRSKKDMNTYDNMVIDATDDKATVM, encoded by the exons ATGGGGAAACTCTGGGCAgtgatttcctgtttgttgttgaGTGTGGGAGCAGTGACAGCCCAGGGAG CTCAGAATAGCAAGCGTCTGCTCCCTCAGTGGCTCACCGGCCTCATCGCTGTCAGcggcttcctcttcctcatctttgTCATCTTCCTGGTGAAGAAGGCCTGGTTTGAGGAGCCCAAGAG TGACAGTGGAGGGAGAAAGGAAAGACACACGATCGAACTTGGGACCATGTG GAAGAAGACCTCTGTGGAGTCGGTGATAGAAAATGAATATGTCGACGGAAACACCTACGAGACCGAACTGGACATGGTCAG GAGCAAAAAAGACATGAACACTTACGACAACATGGTGATCGACGCCACTGATGACAAAGCAACTGTCATGTGA
- the pdzk1ip1 gene encoding PDZK1-interacting protein 1 isoform X2, protein MGKLWAVISCLLLSVGAVTAQGAQNSKRLLPQWLTGLIAVSGFLFLIFVIFLVKKAWFEEPKRKKTSVESVIENEYVDGNTYETELDMVRSKKDMNTYDNMVIDATDDKATVM, encoded by the exons ATGGGGAAACTCTGGGCAgtgatttcctgtttgttgttgaGTGTGGGAGCAGTGACAGCCCAGGGAG CTCAGAATAGCAAGCGTCTGCTCCCTCAGTGGCTCACCGGCCTCATCGCTGTCAGcggcttcctcttcctcatctttgTCATCTTCCTGGTGAAGAAGGCCTGGTTTGAGGAGCCCAAGAG GAAGAAGACCTCTGTGGAGTCGGTGATAGAAAATGAATATGTCGACGGAAACACCTACGAGACCGAACTGGACATGGTCAG GAGCAAAAAAGACATGAACACTTACGACAACATGGTGATCGACGCCACTGATGACAAAGCAACTGTCATGTGA